A window from Enterocloster bolteae encodes these proteins:
- a CDS encoding MaoC/PaaZ C-terminal domain-containing protein, giving the protein MANIEKVDWHTRKTPDFDSIIGKGMGPRYFEYTWRDVILYALGVGCTKDDLAYVWEGCPDGFKALPSFVLTAYLNAITMQPQRRVPYAPNEIPGDLIIEALDGYIPNRLHMGVDFIMHRPIDPLCGKILTEDSVEEVFDWGEKGVVNQCKMEMYDIAGNPVCTLRSQHYIAAFGNNGRPKYVSNKMNYPGREPDFECDDHIADNLAALYRLTGDTYTTHIDPEVGKGYGYKGAFMPGLCSAGFAARLAIQAVIPYQPERVTHVATQLRSVTFPDTYVKFQAWKIEEGKLIYRMLNKETGKAIVDNCLLEYK; this is encoded by the coding sequence ATGGCAAATATTGAAAAAGTTGACTGGCATACCCGTAAAACCCCGGATTTTGATTCCATCATAGGAAAGGGAATGGGACCGAGATATTTTGAGTATACGTGGAGGGACGTAATCCTTTATGCGCTGGGGGTAGGATGTACAAAAGATGACTTGGCGTATGTGTGGGAAGGCTGCCCGGATGGATTTAAAGCACTGCCATCCTTTGTCCTGACGGCCTATCTGAATGCAATCACCATGCAGCCACAGCGGAGGGTACCTTACGCTCCTAATGAGATTCCCGGAGATTTGATTATTGAAGCTCTGGATGGTTATATCCCTAACCGGCTTCATATGGGTGTGGATTTCATCATGCACAGGCCCATTGACCCCCTGTGTGGAAAAATCCTGACGGAAGACAGCGTAGAGGAGGTATTTGACTGGGGCGAGAAAGGTGTTGTGAACCAGTGTAAGATGGAGATGTACGATATTGCGGGCAATCCGGTCTGTACATTGAGAAGCCAGCACTATATCGCTGCATTTGGTAATAATGGAAGACCAAAATACGTTTCCAATAAGATGAATTATCCGGGCAGGGAGCCTGATTTTGAATGTGATGATCACATTGCAGACAACCTTGCCGCTTTATACCGCCTGACCGGCGATACCTACACCACCCACATTGACCCGGAGGTTGGAAAAGGTTACGGATATAAGGGGGCCTTTATGCCTGGTCTATGCTCTGCCGGTTTTGCAGCAAGGCTGGCAATCCAGGCGGTTATCCCCTATCAGCCGGAACGCGTCACCCATGTTGCCACACAGTTAAGAAGCGTGACATTCCCGGATACTTATGTAAAGTTCCAGGCGTGGAAGATTGAGGAGGGGAAACTGATATACAGGATGCTTAATAAGGAAACAGGAAAAGCAATCGTAGACAACTGTCTGCTTGAGTATAAGTAA